A window from Moritella yayanosii encodes these proteins:
- a CDS encoding GbsR/MarR family transcriptional regulator, with protein sequence MNISTQNQSFVYHFGEMGSRWGFNRTVGQMYALLVISEEPLSANDLASGLSISRGNVSMGIKELQSWQLIQVSHIPGDRKEYYSAIGSIWDMANTVFKERRKREIDPTLSLLRASLLETPTDASDEYAQGKMQEIHDLLEMITEWAAELQRLNPEQLSRLMKLGAGVSKMLSVKDQLFPNKKNSDSN encoded by the coding sequence ATGAATATATCCACACAAAACCAATCTTTTGTTTATCACTTCGGTGAAATGGGCAGCCGCTGGGGCTTTAACCGTACTGTTGGCCAAATGTATGCGCTTCTTGTCATTTCTGAAGAACCACTCAGCGCCAATGACCTTGCCAGTGGATTAAGTATCTCTCGCGGCAATGTCAGCATGGGCATTAAAGAACTGCAATCATGGCAGTTGATCCAAGTTAGCCACATTCCAGGTGATCGTAAAGAATACTACAGTGCCATTGGCAGCATTTGGGATATGGCGAATACGGTATTTAAAGAACGCCGTAAACGTGAAATTGATCCAACGCTATCTTTGTTACGTGCTTCATTGTTAGAAACACCAACAGATGCAAGTGACGAGTATGCTCAAGGTAAAATGCAAGAAATTCATGATCTACTCGAAATGATCACTGAATGGGCTGCAGAATTACAACGTCTTAATCCAGAGCAACTCAGTAGATTAATGAAGTTGGGCGCGGGTGTTTCCAAAATGTTATCTGTTAAAGATCAATTATTCCCAAATAAAAAAAATTCTGATTCAAATTAA
- the cydB gene encoding cytochrome d ubiquinol oxidase subunit II — protein sequence MFDYESLKLIWWLIIGILLIGFAVTDGMDMGVGGLLPFVAKDDTERRVVINTIAAHWDGNQVWFITVGASLFAAWPMVYATAFSGFYFAMMLTLFCLFLRPLGFDYRSKIDSPTWRYNWDKALFVGSMVPSLVFGVAFGNLLQGVPFSFDEFMRVTYTGSFLALFNPFALISGVVSVSMMLMHGATWLSMRTDEHVAARSAKAAQIFSAVLVVSFSLAGLMIATSIDGFIIQNTIDPLALAQPTTTKVVVTATGAWLNNFNAHPILWLLPTTGIVMAVIAGLLARFKPGGLAFTASALSIAGVILTMGFSMFPFIMPSSSMPNHSLTLWDAVSSEKTLNIMLIVVVVFLPIILCYTAWCYKKMWRTVTREEIEDNNYTSY from the coding sequence ATGTTTGATTATGAAAGCTTAAAACTTATCTGGTGGTTAATCATCGGGATATTACTTATCGGATTTGCAGTCACGGATGGGATGGATATGGGCGTGGGTGGCTTACTGCCATTCGTTGCAAAAGATGATACTGAACGCCGTGTTGTGATTAATACGATTGCCGCGCACTGGGACGGTAACCAAGTATGGTTTATCACCGTAGGTGCGTCTTTATTCGCGGCTTGGCCAATGGTATATGCGACGGCATTTAGTGGTTTCTACTTTGCCATGATGCTGACACTTTTCTGTCTATTTTTACGTCCATTAGGATTTGACTATCGCAGTAAAATTGATTCACCAACATGGCGTTACAACTGGGATAAAGCATTATTCGTTGGCAGTATGGTTCCGTCATTAGTGTTCGGTGTTGCGTTTGGTAATTTACTGCAAGGTGTTCCATTTAGCTTTGATGAATTTATGCGTGTTACATATACAGGTTCATTCTTGGCTTTATTCAATCCGTTTGCACTTATTAGTGGTGTAGTGAGTGTATCTATGATGCTTATGCACGGTGCAACTTGGTTATCAATGCGTACAGATGAACATGTGGCAGCGCGTTCAGCAAAAGCAGCGCAGATATTTTCAGCCGTACTGGTTGTTAGCTTTAGCCTTGCAGGCCTAATGATTGCCACTTCAATTGATGGCTTTATCATTCAAAACACCATTGACCCACTTGCCCTTGCACAACCAACAACCACAAAAGTGGTAGTAACTGCAACGGGTGCTTGGTTAAATAACTTTAATGCACACCCTATACTTTGGTTATTACCAACCACTGGTATTGTGATGGCGGTTATCGCTGGCTTACTTGCACGCTTCAAGCCAGGTGGTTTAGCGTTTACTGCAAGTGCATTATCAATTGCGGGCGTGATTCTAACCATGGGTTTCTCTATGTTCCCATTTATTATGCCTTCAAGCAGTATGCCTAATCACAGCTTAACGTTATGGGATGCAGTATCAAGTGAAAAAACATTAAACATCATGCTTATTGTCGTTGTGGTCTTCTTACCAATCATCCTCTGTTATACCGCTTGGTGTTATAAGAAAATGTGGCGAACGGTAACTCGTGAAGAAATTGAAGATAACAACTATACATCTTATTAA
- the cydC gene encoding thiol reductant ABC exporter subunit CydC: MNPLVRLMKLLKPQLPLMLLGTLLSIITIMANIGLLAVSGWFITIMAIAGLSGVTANYFTPAAIIRFLAIVRTAGRYAERLLTHRATFNTLAALRYYFYTRLEPLLPYYRVNFKSADILARLQQDIDELDNFYLRVLLPTFVAICSIPLVGWGVSFISSELALVIVGALTLVGFVLPIFILLLSKKRAQQQAKLSSELKVELVDGMAAMRELLVYQISHQYQQSINRVSESYHRAELHLHRLQALATALTFLAINATVFASLYLLVPLVQIGDLKPEFVASGALLILVCFETVINMPLACQILPKVHASAARLFEIIDKPIPDLGGDTLVTTGPIKFNNLSFTYPDGYAYVLKDIDLIIQQGDKIAIIGASGAGKSTLANLLMGFWPIPPSNNTSQSDIVDKLTPGITINDVDLNELNTESLREHIALMSQNSHLFHATIGDNLRLANPKVTESQMRDVCQVVGLIDFIDELENGFKTWLGETGSGLSGGQKQRLCLAQVLLRNAKVLVLDEPTKGLDRHSERTIITNLFQQLEQSQQSLLLITHKPLMLQKMDKIIVMDEGTIVAQGDHKTLMETNDYYRKLLNYF, encoded by the coding sequence ATGAATCCATTAGTTAGATTGATGAAACTCCTTAAACCACAGCTCCCTTTAATGTTACTCGGTACCTTGTTATCGATTATCACCATAATGGCTAATATTGGCTTGCTCGCAGTTTCCGGTTGGTTCATTACCATCATGGCCATTGCGGGACTGTCTGGTGTAACAGCTAACTATTTCACGCCTGCCGCAATTATCCGTTTTTTAGCAATCGTACGTACAGCAGGCCGATATGCTGAACGTTTGTTAACACACCGGGCGACATTTAATACCTTGGCTGCATTACGTTACTATTTTTATACCCGCTTAGAGCCGTTATTGCCCTACTACCGTGTTAACTTTAAGTCAGCCGATATTCTTGCTCGTTTGCAACAAGACATCGATGAACTGGATAATTTTTACTTACGAGTGTTGCTCCCTACATTCGTTGCTATTTGTAGTATTCCATTGGTTGGCTGGGGGGTGAGTTTTATTTCATCCGAGCTCGCGTTGGTTATTGTCGGTGCATTAACCCTCGTCGGTTTTGTGTTACCAATATTCATTTTATTATTAAGTAAAAAGCGCGCACAACAACAAGCGAAACTCTCAAGTGAGCTAAAAGTTGAATTAGTCGACGGCATGGCAGCAATGCGTGAATTATTGGTTTATCAAATTTCACATCAATATCAACAGTCGATCAATCGTGTGTCAGAAAGTTATCACCGCGCTGAATTACATTTACACCGTCTGCAAGCATTAGCCACGGCTTTAACATTTTTAGCCATTAACGCTACCGTGTTTGCAAGCTTATATCTACTCGTACCTCTGGTACAAATAGGCGATTTAAAGCCGGAGTTTGTTGCTAGTGGTGCACTGCTCATTTTAGTTTGTTTCGAAACAGTCATTAATATGCCCCTCGCCTGCCAAATATTACCTAAAGTGCATGCCAGTGCCGCTCGTTTGTTCGAAATTATTGATAAGCCTATTCCCGACCTTGGTGGTGATACTTTAGTAACAACAGGTCCAATTAAGTTTAATAATCTAAGTTTCACTTATCCTGATGGTTATGCCTATGTATTAAAAGATATTGATCTTATCATTCAACAAGGTGATAAAATTGCGATTATCGGTGCCAGTGGTGCGGGTAAATCAACCTTAGCTAATCTATTAATGGGATTCTGGCCTATTCCGCCATCGAACAATACGTCACAGTCCGATATAGTCGATAAATTAACACCAGGTATCACCATTAATGACGTTGATTTAAATGAATTGAATACAGAATCATTACGTGAACACATTGCATTGATGAGCCAAAACAGCCACCTTTTCCATGCCACGATTGGTGACAACCTGCGTTTAGCCAACCCGAAAGTAACAGAATCACAAATGCGTGATGTATGTCAGGTTGTGGGGTTAATCGATTTTATTGATGAGTTAGAGAATGGATTTAAGACGTGGTTAGGAGAGACAGGTTCTGGTTTATCTGGTGGTCAAAAACAACGATTATGTTTAGCGCAAGTGTTATTGCGAAATGCAAAGGTGCTCGTTCTCGATGAACCTACCAAAGGACTTGATCGCCACAGTGAAAGAACAATCATTACCAACCTATTTCAGCAACTGGAACAATCACAGCAAAGTTTACTGTTGATCACCCACAAGCCATTAATGTTACAAAAGATGGATAAGATCATCGTCATGGACGAAGGGACTATTGTTGCCCAAGGGGATCATAAAACCTTAATGGAAACCAATGATTATTACCGAAAACTGCTCAACTATTTTTAG
- a CDS encoding cytochrome ubiquinol oxidase subunit I, with product MINETLVELSRWQFAITALFHFLFVPLTIGMTWILFIMEAVYVMTGRVIYRDMTKFWGKLFAINFAIGIATGLTMEFEFGTNWSYYSHYVGDVFGAPLAIEGLVAFFLESTFVGMFLLGWERLSKRQHLAATFLMAIGANLSAMWILVANGWMQNPVGSEFNYQTMRMEMVSFSELVFNPVAQVKFIHTVSAGYVAGAMFVMSISSYYLLKGRDIAFAKRSFSIAAGFGIASICSVLVLGDESGYEVGEVQRVKLAAIEAEYHTEPAPAAFTLFGFPNDETMETDYAIKIPYALGIIATRSLDGEVTGLRDLKKEHEPRIRNGMIAYEYLQKLRNGEETPENIARFNETKQDLGYGLLLKRYTDNVVDATEEQIQMAVDDSIPTVAPIFWAFRIMVGSGVIMFVLFVLAFYYNARRVIEQKRWLLKAILFALPLPWVAIETGWFVAEFGRQPWAISEILPTFMATSSLDASSVLFTLIAFVLVYAILFAIEMWLMIKFVKIGPSSLHTGRYHFEQEAQQASPQLRQDKY from the coding sequence ATGATTAATGAAACCTTAGTAGAGTTATCCCGCTGGCAGTTCGCCATCACCGCTCTATTCCATTTCCTTTTTGTACCATTAACAATCGGTATGACTTGGATCCTGTTTATCATGGAAGCAGTATACGTGATGACGGGCCGTGTTATTTACCGTGATATGACTAAGTTCTGGGGTAAGCTTTTTGCAATTAACTTTGCCATTGGTATCGCAACAGGCTTAACAATGGAATTTGAGTTCGGTACTAACTGGTCTTACTATTCACATTATGTGGGGGATGTATTTGGTGCCCCACTCGCCATTGAAGGTCTGGTGGCATTCTTCCTCGAATCTACTTTCGTTGGTATGTTCTTGTTAGGTTGGGAAAGACTAAGTAAAAGACAACATCTGGCTGCCACCTTTTTAATGGCAATCGGCGCCAACCTGTCAGCGATGTGGATCTTAGTTGCAAACGGTTGGATGCAAAATCCAGTCGGCAGTGAATTCAACTACCAAACAATGCGCATGGAAATGGTTAGCTTTAGTGAACTGGTGTTCAATCCCGTTGCCCAGGTTAAATTTATTCATACTGTTTCTGCTGGTTATGTGGCAGGCGCTATGTTTGTCATGAGTATCAGTAGCTATTACTTATTAAAAGGCCGTGATATAGCGTTTGCTAAACGTTCATTTTCTATTGCTGCCGGATTCGGTATTGCTTCGATCTGTTCTGTTTTAGTACTGGGTGATGAATCTGGTTATGAAGTTGGTGAGGTTCAACGCGTTAAACTGGCCGCGATTGAAGCCGAATATCATACCGAACCAGCACCTGCCGCATTTACCCTCTTTGGTTTTCCAAATGATGAAACCATGGAAACGGATTACGCGATCAAGATCCCATATGCGTTAGGTATTATTGCCACCCGTTCACTTGACGGCGAAGTAACTGGCTTACGTGATCTTAAAAAAGAACATGAACCACGTATTCGTAACGGTATGATCGCTTATGAATATTTACAAAAACTCCGTAATGGTGAAGAAACGCCTGAAAACATTGCACGTTTCAATGAAACTAAGCAAGATTTAGGTTATGGGTTATTACTCAAGCGTTATACCGATAATGTTGTCGATGCGACTGAAGAACAAATTCAAATGGCGGTTGACGATTCAATTCCAACAGTAGCGCCTATATTCTGGGCATTCCGGATAATGGTCGGCAGTGGCGTTATTATGTTTGTCTTATTCGTCTTGGCCTTCTACTACAACGCGCGCCGTGTTATTGAACAAAAACGCTGGTTATTAAAAGCCATCTTATTTGCCTTACCATTGCCTTGGGTTGCGATAGAGACAGGCTGGTTTGTTGCTGAGTTTGGTCGCCAACCTTGGGCTATCAGTGAGATTTTACCGACCTTCATGGCGACTTCAAGCCTAGATGCAAGCTCGGTACTCTTTACTTTGATTGCCTTTGTCCTTGTTTATGCCATTTTGTTCGCGATTGAAATGTGGCTAATGATTAAATTTGTCAAGATCGGGCCAAGTTCACTACACACTGGGCGTTACCATTTTGAGCAAGAAGCGCAACAAGCATCACCACAATTACGTCAAGACAAATACTAA
- a CDS encoding DUF1499 domain-containing protein has protein sequence MFTSRIYTRSTFILTCSLVLTACTGARPHNLGIVNATLAPCPETPNCVSSDSLDESHYVPAFKLEASSEQVWTEIKLYLNSQSNMEIVRERNDYLYVESTSTLMRFVDDFELHLREQHGIIAVRSASRYGQSDFGVNKDRVDALYLYLSEKGLVSEAIR, from the coding sequence ATGTTTACGTCTCGTATATATACCCGTTCTACATTCATACTCACTTGTAGCCTTGTGCTTACGGCATGTACTGGTGCGCGTCCCCATAATTTAGGTATTGTTAATGCAACGTTAGCACCTTGTCCTGAAACACCTAATTGTGTATCAAGTGACAGCTTAGACGAAAGTCACTATGTACCAGCATTCAAATTAGAAGCGAGCTCTGAACAGGTATGGACTGAAATAAAGCTATACCTAAACTCGCAAAGCAATATGGAAATAGTGAGAGAACGTAACGATTATTTATATGTTGAAAGTACAAGTACACTCATGCGTTTTGTTGATGATTTTGAACTTCATCTGCGTGAACAACACGGTATTATTGCCGTTCGGTCTGCATCTCGATATGGGCAATCTGATTTTGGCGTGAATAAAGATCGTGTGGATGCGTTATATTTATACCTAAGTGAGAAGGGCTTAGTGAGTGAAGCAATTAGATAA
- the cydX gene encoding cytochrome bd-I oxidase subunit CydX has translation MWYFSWILGVLLAVSLGIINVMWYEMEQHTDNVAKDQDNENNENNEK, from the coding sequence ATGTGGTATTTCAGTTGGATCCTAGGTGTTTTACTGGCTGTTTCGCTCGGTATCATCAATGTAATGTGGTACGAAATGGAACAGCATACGGATAACGTAGCAAAAGATCAGGATAATGAAAATAATGAAAATAATGAAAAGTAA
- the cydD gene encoding thiol reductant ABC exporter subunit CydD — protein MTESVKTDYTQKERLTWLKSQRTHAQGRLSKAIALGAFNGILMIVQMAILAGIINEIIFSNKTLAEITPLLFGLVAIIITRTVFGYISERYSRHAAMLIKVSIRQQLLQHLFAMGPAKTQTIGSAKIAQLLHQGVDSLEDYFSGYLPVVAYCSVIPSAVLFAVFPMDWLSGLVLMLTAPMVPMFMIIIGHKAHDLNQKHWTKLLRMSSHFLDIIQGLTQLKIFNASRQEMAAVKTISEDYGNQTMGILKIAFLSSFMLEFLASIAIALVAVILGFRLYYGDVDYLLALWVLLLAPEFYLPFRQLGTQYHAKMAGVTAAQDMIQILTTPIKENQTETQFKAPFDITLTDVNFTYSGRKNTLKNINLTLSNHGLYAVIGESGAGKSTLIDTILGFNTPDSGSMTINGTKHTAAERDTWLNHCGWIAQQGHIFYGSLGFNIALTEDYDDAKIQQVLTSVGLADFVAQLKDGLNTHVGEGGVGISGGQSQRLALARAFYHQPDVLILDEPSSHLDKDTEQIVSDSIAEYAKQHLVIVIAHRLHTVVDAKQIIVLEQGQIIEQGTHTELLALNGSYANTVNIDMEMNV, from the coding sequence ATGACAGAATCAGTTAAAACCGATTACACGCAAAAAGAACGTTTAACTTGGCTAAAGAGCCAACGTACTCATGCCCAAGGCCGCTTAAGTAAAGCAATTGCATTAGGCGCATTTAATGGCATTTTGATGATTGTTCAAATGGCTATTTTAGCTGGCATCATCAACGAAATTATATTCTCAAACAAAACTCTTGCAGAAATAACCCCGTTATTATTTGGCTTAGTTGCCATCATTATTACGCGTACTGTATTCGGCTATATCAGTGAGCGCTACAGTCGTCATGCAGCCATGCTAATAAAAGTGTCAATTAGACAACAATTGTTGCAGCACTTATTCGCAATGGGTCCCGCAAAAACACAAACTATCGGCAGCGCCAAAATAGCCCAACTGCTACATCAAGGTGTTGATTCACTCGAAGATTACTTCTCAGGTTACTTACCTGTGGTCGCTTACTGTTCGGTGATCCCAAGCGCGGTGTTATTTGCCGTATTCCCTATGGATTGGCTTTCTGGTTTAGTGTTAATGCTAACGGCGCCTATGGTGCCGATGTTTATGATCATTATTGGCCATAAAGCGCATGATCTAAACCAAAAACATTGGACCAAACTACTGCGCATGAGCAGCCATTTCCTTGATATTATTCAAGGGCTGACTCAGCTTAAAATATTCAACGCATCGCGCCAAGAAATGGCTGCAGTAAAAACCATTAGTGAAGACTATGGTAACCAAACCATGGGGATCTTAAAGATCGCCTTTCTTTCTTCATTCATGTTAGAGTTTTTGGCCTCTATTGCCATTGCACTTGTTGCGGTGATCTTAGGTTTTAGACTTTATTATGGTGATGTTGATTATTTATTAGCGCTGTGGGTGTTGTTACTTGCCCCGGAATTCTATCTACCATTTAGACAACTAGGTACTCAGTATCACGCTAAGATGGCTGGTGTTACCGCTGCCCAAGATATGATACAAATTCTCACGACACCGATTAAAGAAAACCAAACTGAAACACAGTTTAAAGCACCTTTCGATATCACCTTAACCGATGTTAACTTCACCTATTCAGGTCGTAAAAACACACTTAAAAATATTAACTTAACGCTATCTAATCACGGTCTATATGCTGTTATTGGTGAAAGTGGCGCGGGTAAGTCAACGCTAATTGATACCATCTTAGGTTTTAATACCCCTGATAGTGGCTCAATGACGATCAACGGTACTAAACACACAGCTGCAGAGCGTGATACTTGGTTAAATCATTGTGGTTGGATCGCACAACAAGGCCACATTTTCTACGGCAGTCTTGGGTTCAATATCGCGTTAACAGAAGACTATGACGACGCTAAGATCCAACAAGTATTAACCAGTGTCGGCCTTGCGGATTTTGTAGCGCAATTAAAAGATGGGTTAAATACCCATGTTGGTGAAGGTGGTGTGGGTATTTCTGGTGGTCAATCTCAACGATTAGCATTAGCACGCGCATTTTACCACCAGCCGGATGTGCTTATTCTTGATGAGCCCAGTAGCCATTTAGATAAAGATACCGAGCAAATTGTCAGTGATAGTATCGCTGAATATGCCAAACAGCATTTGGTTATTGTTATTGCCCATCGTCTACATACCGTAGTTGACGCGAAACAGATCATTGTATTAGAACAAGGTCAAATAATCGAACAAGGTACCCACACAGAATTACTTGCGCTCAATGGCAGCTATGCAAATACTGTTAACATCGATATGGAGATGAACGTATGA